In the genome of Bos mutus isolate GX-2022 chromosome 20, NWIPB_WYAK_1.1, whole genome shotgun sequence, one region contains:
- the UBE2QL1 gene encoding ubiquitin-conjugating enzyme E2Q-like protein 1 isoform X2 has translation MATLLRKIGLIRLHNRDTEDPKHHHNNHRAGGGGGGPQSAALRGKGGAKSGGHKPPQQPHPAGGAGDASPGPGKGKGKRAAELAPRDKAPPPAAVAAGRRAPGPRERAAGARAGPGPAAAAAAAAGGSLVPAARQQHCAQVRSRRLMKELRDIARLSDRFISVELVDESLFDWNVKLHQVDKDSVLWQDMKETNTEFILLNLTFPDNFPFSPPFMRVLSPRLENGYVLDGGAICMELLTPRGWSSAYTVEAVMRQFAASLVKGQGDALRSAWMLF, from the coding sequence ATGGCCACGCTGCTCCGCAAAATCGGGCTCATCCGCCTGCACAACCGGGACACCGAGGACCCCAAGCACCACCACAACAACCACcgcgccggcggcggcggcggcggcccgcaGAGCGCGGCGCTGCGCGGCAAGGGCGGCGCCAAGAGCGGCGGCCACAAGCCCCCGCAGCAGCCGCACCCGGCCGGGGGCGCGGGCGACGCCAGCCCCGGGCCCGGCAAGGGCAAAGGCAAGCGCGCGGCGGAGCTGGCCCCGCGCGACAAGGCGCCGCCgccggcggcggtggcggcggggcGCCGGGCGCCGGGGCCCCGAGAGCGGGCGGCGGGCGCCAGGGCGGGGCCgggcccggcggcggcggcggcggcggcggcgggcggcagCCTGGTGCCCGCGGCGCGCCAGCAGCACTGCGCGCAGGTGCGCAGCCGGCGCCTCATGAAGGAGCTGCGGGACATCGCGCGCCTCAGCGACCGCTTCATCTCCGTGGAGCTGGTGGACGAGAGCCTGTTCGACTGGAACGTGAAGCTGCACCAGGTGGACAAGGACTCGGTGCTGTGGCAGGACATGAAGGAGACCAACACCGAGTTCATTCTGCTCAACCTCACCTTCCCCGACAACTTCCCCTTCTCGCCGCCCTTCATGCGGGTGCTCAGCCCGCGCCTGGAGAACGGCTACGTGCTGGACGGCGGCGCCATCTGCATGGAGCTGCTCACGCCGCGCGGCTGGTCCAGCGCCTACACGGTGGAGGCCGTCATGCGCCAGTTCGCCGCCAGCCTGGTCAAGGGCCAG